The Tripterygium wilfordii isolate XIE 37 chromosome 4, ASM1340144v1, whole genome shotgun sequence genome has a window encoding:
- the LOC119996572 gene encoding protein phosphatase 2C 77-like isoform X1: MILLPLLIRLLMEEMPPAVAVPFRISNSVCDNPSLANHMDITRLKLMANTSGLLSGSVTEVSSAGDEDGICDLDNGVTDSAETVLEEEREGEEPLLDMISENKSNWVASAHVIIRESEDDDSLSLEADQILESSCSLSVASDTSSLCGEDFLTFDASSEVGMPSSIEIEKSVCSVDIITKANSVRASNCEADIVSDSLAVGVSLGEDVGDGPDPKPSAVALQLSLERQASGTIGRSVFEVEYVPLWGFTSLCGRRPEMEDAVATMPQFMKIPIQMLIGDRIIDGMSTLLTQQTAHFFGVYDGHGGSQVANYCRDRVHSALAEEIEFVKQSLNDGSTKVSCQEQWRKAFTNCFVKVDAEVGGKANNEPVAPETVGSTAVVAIVSSSHIIVANCGDSRAVLCRGKEPMALSVDHKPNREDEYARIEAAGGKVIQWNGHRVFGVLAMSRSIGDRYLKPWIIPDPEITFIARAKDDECLILASDGLWDVMTNEEACDLARKRILVWHKKNGVTLPRKMGDGIDPAAQAAAEYLSNRALQKGSKDNITVIVVDLKLQRKLKTKT; encoded by the exons ATGATTCTGCTTCCTCTTCTG ATAAGGCTTTTGATGGAGGAGATGCCTCCTGCGGTCGCAGTGCCATTTAGAATAAGTAATTCAGTCTGTGATAATCCATCCTTAGCTAACCATATGGATATCACAAGACTTAAGCTGATGGCAAACACGAGCGGGTTGTTATCTGGTTCTGTAACTGAGGTTTCTTCTGCTGGGGATGAAGATGGTATTTGTGATTTAGATAATGGAGTTACTGATTCTGCTGAGACTGTGTTGGAAGAGGAGAGGGAAGGGGAAGAACCTTTGTTGGATATGATCTCTGAAAACAAAAGCAATTGGGTTGCTAGTGCACATGTGATAATCCGGGAAAGTGAGGATGATGATTCCTTATCATTGGAGGCTGATCAGATTCTTGAGAGCTCTTGCTCCCTTTCGGTGGCAAGTGACACAAGCAGCTTATGTGGAGAGGATTTCTTGACATTTGATGCTAGTTCTGAGGTTGGAATGCCTAGTTCCATTGAAATTGAAAAGAGCGTTTGCAGTGTCGATATAATCACAAAGGCCAATAGTGTTCGTGCTTCAAATTGTGAGGCAGATATTGTGAGTGATTCCCTTGCTGTGGGAGTAAGCCTTGGAGAAGATGTTGGAGATGGGCCTGATCCAAAGCCATCTGCAGTTGCTCTTCAATTGTCCCTGGAGAGACAGGCGAGTGGCACAATTGGACGCAGTGTTTTTGAAGTTGAGTATGTTCCACTTTGGGGATTCACATCCCTATGTGGAAGAAGGCCTGAGATGGAAGATGCAGTTGCGACTATGCCTCAATTTATGAAAATTCCTATCCAAATGCTAATTGGTGATCGCATAATTGATGGCATGAGTACGCTCTTGACTCAGCAGACTGCTCATTTCTTTGGAGTATATGATGGTCATGGTGGCTCTCAG GTTGCAAACTATTGTCGTGATCGCGTCCATTCTGCCTTGGCTGAGGAGATAGAGTTTGTTAAGCAATCCCTAAATGATGGGAGCACGAAGGTTAGTTGCCAAGAGCAATGGAGAAAAGCATTCACCAATTGTTTTGTTAAGGTAGATGCTGAAGTGGGAGGAAAAGCCAATAATGAACCTGTTGCCCCGGAGACTGTGGGGTCAACTGCTGTTGTTGCCATCGTCAGTTCATCTCATATAATTGTAGCAAACTGTGGAGATTCAAGAGCTGTTCTATGTCGTGGAAAAGAACCAATGGCATTGTCAGTGGATCATAAA CCAAATCGAGAAGATGAATATGCTAGAATTGAAGCCGCTGGAGGCAAGGTTATACAATGGAACGGGCATCgtgtttttggtgttcttgcCATGTcaaggtctattg GTGATAGATATTTGAAACCATGGATTATTCCAGATCCAGAAATCACATTTATTGCTCGGGCAAAAGATGATGAGTGCCTCATTCTGGCCAGTGATGGTTTGTGGGATGTGATGACAAATGAAGAGGCGTGTGACCTGGCTCGCAAACGAATACTAGTCTGGCACAAAAAGAACGGAGTTACACTTCCCCGCAAAATGGGCGATGGGATCGATCCTGCTGCTCAAGCAGCAGCAGAGTATCTATCAAACCGCGCTCTTCAAAAAGGAAGCAAGGACAACATCACTGTGATTGTGGTGGATCTGAAACTTCAGAGAAAATTGAAGACCAAAACATGA
- the LOC119996572 gene encoding protein phosphatase 2C 77-like isoform X2, with product MEEMPPAVAVPFRISNSVCDNPSLANHMDITRLKLMANTSGLLSGSVTEVSSAGDEDGICDLDNGVTDSAETVLEEEREGEEPLLDMISENKSNWVASAHVIIRESEDDDSLSLEADQILESSCSLSVASDTSSLCGEDFLTFDASSEVGMPSSIEIEKSVCSVDIITKANSVRASNCEADIVSDSLAVGVSLGEDVGDGPDPKPSAVALQLSLERQASGTIGRSVFEVEYVPLWGFTSLCGRRPEMEDAVATMPQFMKIPIQMLIGDRIIDGMSTLLTQQTAHFFGVYDGHGGSQVANYCRDRVHSALAEEIEFVKQSLNDGSTKVSCQEQWRKAFTNCFVKVDAEVGGKANNEPVAPETVGSTAVVAIVSSSHIIVANCGDSRAVLCRGKEPMALSVDHKPNREDEYARIEAAGGKVIQWNGHRVFGVLAMSRSIGDRYLKPWIIPDPEITFIARAKDDECLILASDGLWDVMTNEEACDLARKRILVWHKKNGVTLPRKMGDGIDPAAQAAAEYLSNRALQKGSKDNITVIVVDLKLQRKLKTKT from the exons ATGGAGGAGATGCCTCCTGCGGTCGCAGTGCCATTTAGAATAAGTAATTCAGTCTGTGATAATCCATCCTTAGCTAACCATATGGATATCACAAGACTTAAGCTGATGGCAAACACGAGCGGGTTGTTATCTGGTTCTGTAACTGAGGTTTCTTCTGCTGGGGATGAAGATGGTATTTGTGATTTAGATAATGGAGTTACTGATTCTGCTGAGACTGTGTTGGAAGAGGAGAGGGAAGGGGAAGAACCTTTGTTGGATATGATCTCTGAAAACAAAAGCAATTGGGTTGCTAGTGCACATGTGATAATCCGGGAAAGTGAGGATGATGATTCCTTATCATTGGAGGCTGATCAGATTCTTGAGAGCTCTTGCTCCCTTTCGGTGGCAAGTGACACAAGCAGCTTATGTGGAGAGGATTTCTTGACATTTGATGCTAGTTCTGAGGTTGGAATGCCTAGTTCCATTGAAATTGAAAAGAGCGTTTGCAGTGTCGATATAATCACAAAGGCCAATAGTGTTCGTGCTTCAAATTGTGAGGCAGATATTGTGAGTGATTCCCTTGCTGTGGGAGTAAGCCTTGGAGAAGATGTTGGAGATGGGCCTGATCCAAAGCCATCTGCAGTTGCTCTTCAATTGTCCCTGGAGAGACAGGCGAGTGGCACAATTGGACGCAGTGTTTTTGAAGTTGAGTATGTTCCACTTTGGGGATTCACATCCCTATGTGGAAGAAGGCCTGAGATGGAAGATGCAGTTGCGACTATGCCTCAATTTATGAAAATTCCTATCCAAATGCTAATTGGTGATCGCATAATTGATGGCATGAGTACGCTCTTGACTCAGCAGACTGCTCATTTCTTTGGAGTATATGATGGTCATGGTGGCTCTCAG GTTGCAAACTATTGTCGTGATCGCGTCCATTCTGCCTTGGCTGAGGAGATAGAGTTTGTTAAGCAATCCCTAAATGATGGGAGCACGAAGGTTAGTTGCCAAGAGCAATGGAGAAAAGCATTCACCAATTGTTTTGTTAAGGTAGATGCTGAAGTGGGAGGAAAAGCCAATAATGAACCTGTTGCCCCGGAGACTGTGGGGTCAACTGCTGTTGTTGCCATCGTCAGTTCATCTCATATAATTGTAGCAAACTGTGGAGATTCAAGAGCTGTTCTATGTCGTGGAAAAGAACCAATGGCATTGTCAGTGGATCATAAA CCAAATCGAGAAGATGAATATGCTAGAATTGAAGCCGCTGGAGGCAAGGTTATACAATGGAACGGGCATCgtgtttttggtgttcttgcCATGTcaaggtctattg GTGATAGATATTTGAAACCATGGATTATTCCAGATCCAGAAATCACATTTATTGCTCGGGCAAAAGATGATGAGTGCCTCATTCTGGCCAGTGATGGTTTGTGGGATGTGATGACAAATGAAGAGGCGTGTGACCTGGCTCGCAAACGAATACTAGTCTGGCACAAAAAGAACGGAGTTACACTTCCCCGCAAAATGGGCGATGGGATCGATCCTGCTGCTCAAGCAGCAGCAGAGTATCTATCAAACCGCGCTCTTCAAAAAGGAAGCAAGGACAACATCACTGTGATTGTGGTGGATCTGAAACTTCAGAGAAAATTGAAGACCAAAACATGA